A single window of Cryomorphaceae bacterium 1068 DNA harbors:
- a CDS encoding LemA family protein, which produces MKKFFIVLIGALTLSSCGYNSLVEEQENVAKAWAKVETQYQRRSDLIPNLVNTVKGYADFEQETLTQVMEARSRATGITVDADNLSPESIAKFQEAQGQLSGALSRLLVTVERYPDLKANQQFSQLQAQLEGTENRISVARDRFNEAVGTYNTSIKKFPRNITAGMFDFDEKGYFESDAGTENAPQVEF; this is translated from the coding sequence ATGAAGAAATTTTTCATCGTGCTCATAGGGGCACTAACCTTAAGTTCTTGTGGTTACAACAGCTTAGTAGAGGAGCAAGAAAATGTAGCCAAAGCTTGGGCAAAAGTTGAAACGCAATACCAAAGACGAAGCGACTTGATTCCGAATTTGGTGAATACCGTAAAAGGATATGCAGATTTTGAGCAAGAAACCTTGACTCAAGTCATGGAAGCTCGATCCAGAGCAACTGGAATCACCGTAGATGCGGATAATCTATCTCCTGAATCGATTGCTAAGTTTCAAGAAGCCCAGGGTCAATTATCGGGGGCACTTTCTCGATTACTCGTAACGGTTGAACGTTACCCAGACCTAAAGGCCAATCAGCAATTCAGTCAACTCCAAGCGCAGCTTGAGGGTACTGAAAACCGCATCAGCGTGGCTCGCGACCGATTCAATGAGGCCGTAGGGACTTATAATACGTCGATAAAGAAGTTCCCAAGAAACATCACGGCGGGGATGTTCGATTTTGATGAGAAGGGTTATTTCGAAAGTGATGCAGGAACTGAGAATGCCCCACAG